From a region of the Paenibacillus sp. FSL R10-2734 genome:
- a CDS encoding IS110 family transposase, with protein MKNTIKYVGLDVSKEKIAVAIADEGREPARYYGAISHTPDAVARMIRKIKGTGITLEVCYEAGPTGYDLYRWLTKMGISCVVIAPSRMPQRPGDAIKTDRRDAEKLAQLHRAGELTAIHVPTPELEALRDLIRAREDARQDLHRVRQRLIHFLLRHQIHKPEGMKKRWTKRYREWLSMLKFNNVAQEKVFAESLQQLREVEERIKRLEAAMREEAQICPYAPVIQALQGLRGIALLTAMTLVVEIGNFERFRSPAQLMSYLGLVPREYSSGASTKRGSLTKTGNSGVRRALVESAWSYRHRPAVKGDLAVRLEGQSAHVHETSWKAQERLHSKYLKLVRRGKHRNLTMAAVGRELVGFIWSIAVDAERKMA; from the coding sequence ATGAAGAATACCATAAAATACGTAGGTTTGGATGTATCAAAAGAAAAAATTGCGGTGGCGATTGCAGATGAGGGTCGAGAACCCGCACGATATTATGGAGCCATATCTCATACCCCAGATGCTGTGGCTCGAATGATTCGGAAAATCAAAGGTACAGGGATTACACTGGAGGTCTGCTATGAAGCCGGGCCTACGGGGTACGACTTATATCGCTGGCTGACGAAAATGGGGATTTCCTGCGTGGTAATCGCACCTTCGCGTATGCCACAGCGTCCCGGCGATGCTATAAAAACCGATCGACGGGATGCTGAAAAACTGGCTCAACTGCACCGCGCAGGAGAATTGACTGCGATCCATGTGCCGACTCCTGAACTCGAAGCCTTAAGAGATCTCATTCGTGCACGAGAAGATGCTAGGCAGGACTTACATCGGGTTCGGCAACGGCTCATTCATTTTCTGTTGCGTCACCAAATTCACAAGCCAGAAGGCATGAAAAAACGTTGGACCAAAAGGTACCGGGAATGGCTGTCTATGTTGAAGTTTAATAATGTAGCTCAAGAAAAAGTTTTCGCGGAATCCCTGCAACAGCTCCGGGAAGTGGAGGAGCGAATCAAGCGACTTGAAGCCGCAATGCGAGAAGAAGCACAGATCTGTCCATACGCACCTGTCATTCAAGCGTTGCAAGGTCTGCGGGGAATTGCCCTGCTGACGGCTATGACTTTAGTTGTCGAGATTGGAAATTTTGAGCGTTTTCGTTCACCGGCTCAGCTCATGAGTTACCTGGGACTAGTGCCACGGGAGTATTCATCGGGAGCAAGTACCAAAAGAGGAAGTCTTACAAAAACCGGAAATTCCGGTGTGCGACGTGCACTGGTGGAGTCCGCATGGAGTTACCGTCACCGTCCTGCAGTTAAAGGAGATTTAGCAGTGCGCTTAGAGGGTCAGAGTGCTCATGTCCATGAAACGTCGTGGAAAGCCCAAGAACGGTTACACAGCAAGTATTTAAAGTTAGTCAGACGTGGGAAACACCGAAATTTAACTATGGCTGCGGTAGGTCGTGAGTTAGTTGGATTCATCTGGTCAATAGCGGTAGATGCAGAACGGAAAATGGCGTAG
- a CDS encoding phosphatidylglycerophosphatase A translates to MADEKIEKIPYSLNSKAVADATKYWLNKRGVTLEEIAELVLFLQQKYYPNLTMDECIHNVEMVLSKREVQNAVLTGIQLDVLAEEGKLFSPLQDMIENDEGLYGVDEILAFSIVNVYGSIGFTNYGYVDKLKPGVLKRLNDKDTGQIHTYLDDIVGAVAAAASSRIAHRKQAEREIELDLPHTPEDREEAAKKLAEYDETPE, encoded by the coding sequence ATGGCTGATGAAAAAATCGAAAAAATACCTTACAGTCTGAACAGCAAGGCGGTCGCAGATGCGACCAAATACTGGCTGAACAAGCGTGGAGTAACCCTGGAGGAAATCGCGGAGCTCGTTTTGTTTCTGCAACAGAAATACTATCCAAATTTAACGATGGATGAATGTATCCATAATGTAGAGATGGTACTCAGCAAGCGGGAAGTACAAAATGCAGTACTAACAGGTATTCAATTAGATGTACTGGCAGAAGAGGGCAAGCTGTTCTCCCCACTTCAGGATATGATCGAAAATGATGAGGGATTGTACGGCGTAGATGAGATTCTTGCCTTCTCTATCGTGAACGTATACGGCAGTATTGGCTTTACCAACTATGGCTATGTGGATAAGCTGAAGCCGGGCGTTCTTAAAAGATTAAATGACAAAGACACCGGACAGATCCACACCTACCTCGACGACATCGTCGGCGCCGTGGCGGCCGCAGCAAGCAGCCGAATCGCCCACCGCAAACAAGCGGAGCGCGAAATTGAGCTTGATCTGCCTCATACACCGGAGGATCGTGAAGAAGCCGCTAAGAAACTCGCGGAGTATGATGAAACTCCGGAATGA
- a CDS encoding GerMN domain-containing protein: MKPMQQIRGISAVCLLAVPLALSGCGLFGSESASIDAPPPEVEAQMLQTSGNTTLDSGVFGPVAQEDTQTTVKGSTKTPQSSASGDRTTVFLEDGNGLLAPVSLSLPKSKDSAALKNSLMALVSKGEYASALPEGFKGVLPAGTEVQSITVDKSNLAVVEFNSEFNNYDPLEERKILEAITWTLTGQDNIKSVQLWVDGKKLTEMPLQSTPLDRPLSRTMGINLPKQGPLLMNSSAVTVYFSTTSPDGIQYYVPVTRFVPAGQEQLTAALNELIAGPESGNGLEMVMTQGTILESVDAGQNGVVTVSLTDDMFADGKGVPAEMLESVVLTVAQNSDDALVQIRLNGKESITDTDNVDYSKPVSAPEYLNELPL, translated from the coding sequence ATGAAACCTATGCAACAAATCCGCGGGATCTCCGCAGTCTGCTTACTCGCAGTTCCATTGGCACTGTCTGGCTGTGGGCTGTTTGGTTCAGAATCGGCATCGATTGATGCTCCGCCACCAGAGGTAGAAGCGCAAATGTTACAGACTAGTGGAAACACTACTTTGGATTCAGGTGTATTTGGTCCGGTGGCACAGGAGGATACACAGACAACTGTTAAGGGCAGCACCAAAACTCCTCAGAGCAGTGCTTCCGGAGACCGGACAACTGTATTTTTGGAAGATGGTAATGGATTACTCGCTCCGGTATCCCTAAGCCTGCCAAAGAGTAAAGATTCCGCCGCACTCAAAAACTCGTTAATGGCACTAGTGAGCAAGGGAGAATATGCTTCAGCACTGCCTGAAGGATTCAAAGGCGTTCTGCCAGCTGGAACGGAAGTACAAAGTATTACGGTAGACAAGTCGAATTTGGCGGTTGTTGAATTTAATTCAGAATTCAATAACTATGATCCTTTAGAGGAACGCAAAATCCTCGAAGCAATCACTTGGACGCTGACCGGTCAAGATAACATTAAAAGCGTACAGCTCTGGGTAGATGGTAAAAAGCTCACAGAGATGCCTCTTCAAAGCACGCCGCTGGATCGTCCATTATCCCGCACAATGGGCATAAACTTGCCGAAGCAAGGACCACTTCTGATGAACTCAAGTGCGGTTACTGTTTATTTTTCTACAACATCTCCTGATGGTATCCAATATTATGTACCTGTAACCCGCTTTGTACCCGCCGGACAAGAACAGCTGACTGCAGCTTTAAACGAATTGATTGCAGGACCTGAATCCGGAAATGGGCTGGAAATGGTCATGACGCAGGGAACGATACTTGAATCTGTAGATGCTGGGCAGAACGGTGTAGTTACCGTATCCTTGACGGATGATATGTTCGCAGACGGTAAGGGCGTACCGGCCGAAATGCTGGAATCGGTTGTGCTGACTGTTGCGCAAAATTCAGACGATGCCCTTGTGCAAATTCGCTTAAACGGCAAGGAGTCGATTACAGATACGGATAATGTAGATTACAGCAAACCCGTTTCCGCACCAGAATATTTGAACGAGCTCCCGTTATAG
- the rph gene encoding ribonuclease PH, with the protein MRSNGRNDDQLRPLTITTQTNKYAEGSVIIEMGDTKVICTATVEEKVPPFLKGQGKGWVTAEYSMLPRATQSRNQREAARGKLTGRTMEIQRLIGRALRSVVNLQALGERSITLDCDVIQADGGTRTASITGAFVAMAFAINKIALQHKLAVFPITDFLGAISVGVVGDKTLLDLNYEEDSKAKVDMNVVMTGGGAFVELQGTGEERPFTRQELDLLLGLGEKGIYELIAAQKEALGAIALKIPSGQPGQEV; encoded by the coding sequence ATGAGATCAAACGGGCGAAACGACGACCAATTACGGCCGCTAACAATAACGACCCAAACGAATAAATATGCTGAGGGCTCCGTGATCATTGAGATGGGAGATACCAAAGTCATTTGTACGGCTACTGTGGAAGAAAAAGTACCTCCTTTTCTTAAAGGACAAGGAAAAGGCTGGGTAACCGCTGAATATTCGATGCTTCCTCGGGCAACTCAATCCCGTAATCAGCGCGAAGCTGCACGCGGAAAGCTTACTGGACGCACCATGGAAATCCAACGGCTGATCGGACGAGCGCTTCGTTCCGTAGTGAATTTACAAGCGTTAGGCGAGCGTAGTATTACGCTGGACTGTGATGTGATTCAGGCAGATGGTGGTACGCGGACCGCTTCGATTACGGGTGCTTTTGTTGCTATGGCATTTGCTATTAACAAAATTGCACTTCAGCACAAGCTGGCTGTATTTCCTATAACAGATTTTTTGGGGGCAATCAGTGTCGGTGTTGTAGGGGATAAAACGCTGCTGGATTTGAATTATGAAGAGGATTCCAAAGCAAAAGTGGATATGAATGTAGTCATGACAGGCGGCGGTGCCTTTGTTGAACTACAGGGGACAGGCGAAGAAAGACCTTTCACTCGTCAAGAGCTGGATCTTTTGCTAGGTCTAGGTGAAAAGGGAATCTATGAGCTAATTGCTGCGCAGAAAGAAGCGCTGGGAGCGATTGCTCTCAAAATCCCTTCCGGCCAGCCAGGCCAAGAGGTGTAG